Below is a window of Mucilaginibacter sp. PAMC 26640 DNA.
ACAGGTAAAAAGCATGTTAGGCAGCAACGCTGTTCCTTTGCAGTTACCTATCGGTTCTGAAGAGAAATTTCAGGGTGTTGTTGACTTGATCAACTGGAGAGGTATTGTTTGGAATGAGCATGATAAAGGTATGACCTTTACCGAAGTGCCTATACCTGCGGATATGATCGAAGAAGCTACAGAGTGGAGAGAGAAATTGCTTGAATCTGTTGCTGATTACGATGAAACTTTGATGGAGAAATTCTTCGAAGCTCCTGAATCAATCACTGAACGCGAAATTTTAGATGCATTGCGTAAAGCTGTGTTGGATGCTAAAATTGTGCCTATGGTTTGCGGTTCATCTTTCAAAAACAAAGGTGTACAAACCATGCTTGATTACGTGATGGAATTGCTTCCTTCACCTATGGATGTAGAAGGTATCATTGGTACCAACCCTGATACTGGCGAAGAAATTCTACGCAGACCATCAGAAAAAGAGCCGTTTGCAGCTTTAGCATTTAAAATTGCAACCGATCCTTTCGTAGGTCGTTTATGCTTTATCCGCGTTTATTCAGGTAACCTGGAAGCAGGTTCATATGTGCATAACATGCGTTCTGATAACAAAGAGCGTATCAGCCGTATCTTCCAGATGCACGCTAACAAGCAAAACCCTATCCCTAATGTGGGTGCAGGTGATATTGCTGCGGTAGTGGGCTTTAAGGATATTAAAACAGGTGATACCCTTTGCGACGAGAAACACCCGATCATCCTTGAATCTATGAATTTCCCTGAGCCGGTAATTGGTTTAGCTATTGAGCCTAAAACACAGGCCGACGTAGATAAATTAGGTTTGGCACTTGGTAAATTAGCAGAAGAGGATCCAACCTTCCACGTAAAATCTGACGAAGAAACCGGCCAAACCGTTATTAGCGGTATGGGTGAGCTTCACTTGGATATCATCATGGACCGTTTAAAACGTGAGTTTAAAGTAGAGGTTAACCAGGGTGCTCCGCAAGTAGCTTACAAGGAATCTATCACAGGTACCGTTCAACACCGCGAAACTTACAAGAAACAAACCGGTGGTCGTGGTAAATTTGCCGATATCCAGGTAATACTGTCACCAAACGATGAAGGTAAAGAAGGCTTGCAGTTTGTGAATGAAATCAGCGGTGGTTCTATCCCACGTGAGTTTATTCCATCTGTAGAAAAAGGCTTCGCTGCTTCTATGGCGAATGGTGTATTGGCCGGTTACCCGTTAACCAGTTTAAAGGTACGTTTAATTGATGGTTCGTTCCACGCAGTCGATTCAGATGCGCTGTCTTTTGAGATCGCAGCAAAATCTGCTTACCGTGAAGCGTTGCCAAGATGTAAACCAGTATTGTTAGAGCCGATCATGAAAATCGAGATCCTTACCCCGGAAGAAAACATGGGTGATGTAATCGGTGACATGAACCGTCGTCGTGGCCAGCTTTTGGGTATGGATTCACGCGCAGGTGCTCAGGTAATTAAAGCTACTGTACCACTTTCAGAAATGTTTGGTTATGTAACCCAGTTACGTACCATTACCTCTGGCCGTGCTACTTCAACCATGGAGTTTGATCACTATGCTGAAGCACCACGTAACGTACAGGAAGAAGTAGTTGCTAAAGTAAAAGGCAAAAAGAACAGCTAATAAATTTAAAGATCAGATAATTTGAGGATCTGAAAATGATCTTCAAGTTATTTTATCTTTAATATCAAAGTAAACCGGCTACCCTAATAAATAGCTCTTAGGAACAGCCATAAAATCAAACAACATGAGCCAACGAATCAGGATCAAATTGAAATCTTACGATTACAACCTGGTAGATAAATCTGCCGAGAAGATCGTAAAAACAGTAAAACCTACGGGTGCTGTAGTTAGCGGACCACTTCCGTTACCAACCGAAAAGAAAATTTTCACCGTGTTGCGTTCACCGCACGTAAACAAGAAAGCACGTGAGCAATTTCAGTTATGCTCTTACAAGCGTTTGCTGGATATCTACAGTTCAAATTCTAAAACTGTAGATGCTTTAATGAAGCTTGAATTGCCTAGCGGAGTTGAAGTGGAAATCAAGGTGTAACTATACCGGAAGATCCATACGAAAAGCCATTCTTGAAAAAGAGTGGCTTTTTTGGTTAAAGAATTTTATTTAAATTTGGTATATGGCCACTTACATTGTAAATCCCAAAGCGCACCAGGAAAAAGCTGTCGAGGCTTTTTTTGCCGCATTAGAAGTCTCCTTTACAAAAGATGATAATCAGGAAGAGGGTCTGCCGCCTCATGTAATAAAAGGTGTAAAACAAGGAGAAGCTGATTATGAAGCAGGCGAATACACTTCTTTTGCTGATTTTACAAAAAAACTCCATCTATTTAAGTAATGTTTGAACTTGTATTTTCCAGAAAAGCAAATCAGACGTTCGATACACTACAAGAGCAAATTTTAAATAAATGGGGTGAAAGCAGTCTTATAAAGTTTGAGAAGCGCGTGTACGATGTATTATTAATACTGTCTGAATCGCCTTTCGTATATAAAGAAGTGGAAAGCTACCTACAATTCGAAAAGCCACGGTTCATAAAAACTGTTCTTTATTTTATAAAATAAGTAACACGAGAGTTATACTTTTATTTTTTTGGGACAATCGGCAGGCCCCGATTTTATAGCGAACCCATGGTATCTTACTGTTTAAAGTATAAATTAAGCTATACCTTCCCATAATAAGCATGTTGGCTCAGGAAATTCAGCCAAACACTTTCCAATTCATCCGCCAGGTATGGCCTGATGGATATACCCGATGCCTGCGGTGACCAGGTTTGTTCTGCCAGGTTACCTGTTTTTAAAATATCGAAACTGAGGATCGGTTCTTTTTGCGGATTTAGCAAAACATCCAGTGCAACTTCTATCCGGTAGTAATTCCGGCCATTCTTAACTGCGGGGTAGGGGGCTGAGGCTATTACTCCGGAGGCAAAAATGCCTTTCGGCTCGCTACCCAGCCGTACAATATAGGCCCGGTCGCCAGGTTTAATGCTTTTATGGCTCACCACACTCCAGTTATCCACCAGCGAACCTTCCCGCTTTACCTTTTCAATATCATCCTCCAAATTAGCCCACTTAAATTTAACCGGGTTCCATCCAAACAGGTAGGCGTTCATAAAATTTGTAATTTAAACCTGCTGCCCCTTCAGGGGCCGGATGGCTTCAGCCTTTGCTATTCGTTCCCCTTTAATTCGTCCAGTTTATTGCGTTCCGTTTGGAGTTCACGAGCCAGTTTCTTTTCTTTTTCGTTGGCTTTTGCTTTGTAGGTCTTGTATTCTTCTTCCAGTTCGCTATAAAGCTTGGTACGGTATTTTGCTTCCCGGCTGTGGCTGCCTGCGCGCGCGATCACGATTGCCGCAATTGCCCCAAAGGTAATTACCAGTCCCCACATGATCCAGTTATAAGTTGCCTTGCTTACCGGCATGCCCAGCAGGCTTACCTGGTCTACCCGGGAGTTTGAAACCGAAAGGTTCTGATCTTTGGCGCTTAACTCTTTTTGTAGCGAATCGGCCCTTTTAGTTTGGGTTGTAATTTTACCGTTAATATCTACCAGTTTCCGTTTTGTGATATTCAAGGTATCAGAAAAGTTCTTCCACAAGGCGGATATCAGCGGTTGTTGGTAATGGTACACCCGGGTTAGCAGATATTGGTATTGGCCTTTAAGGCTTTTATCGTTAAGTAGGGCCGGGTCGGCAGGTTGTAGCCACGGCTTAGTTGCTACAGCATTGGTTGTCGCTGGCTGTTGCGCCGAAGGTGCCGTTACCGTTGCTGCCTTCACCGGGTAATACGGTTTTTTAGCATAAGGGTTATATTTCACGGCTGGCTTGGTTGGGGTTGGTTTAACAGCTGCGGGTTTCGCCCGTTTGACACTATCCTGGCCATAAGTTGTGGTGATACTACTTAATGTCAGTATTATTAAAATAGTTGCGGTTGATCTGAGAAGCTTAATCATATAATTGCAAATCGGGGGTAAATAAGTTTCAATCTTGGCGTACATTAATTTAAACGGTGCAATGTAATCTAAAGTTTGTTAAATTAATTATAAGTTAGCCGCCATGGCACTAAGCTGTTTTATTATCCGTAGGTATTTTTCAGTTCTTAAAAATATAAAAAAGATGCACACTACACATCATCAAGTGTAATTAGCAAAAGCATATCTTAGGCTTTTTATTTACAATATGCACATAGGTTTTATAGGGTTGGGCGATATGGGGCGATTATACGCCAAAGCTTTTGCAAATGCGGGATACACCGTTTGCGGTTGTGACCTACCCATCAATCGTGAAAGATTAGAGGAAGAGTTAAATCCATTGGGCATTACCCTAATGGACAATGGCAAAGACGTGTCGCGAATGAGCGATCTCATTATTTATTCGGTTGAGGCTGATAAATTGGAGCAGGTTGTAGCACAATGCGGCCCATCTACTAAATATGGTGCTATTGTGGCCGGGCAAACTTCCGTTAAACATCCGGAGATAGCCATATTTGAAAAGCACCTGCCAGCCGATGCGCAGATCATTACCTTCCACGCCATGCATGGGCCGGGCTTCGAACCTAAGGGGCAGAAATTGATCCTGATTCCGCATCGTTACGAAGGGGATTCGTACCAGCAGATGTTGAAATTGTTTACCGCCGTGGAAACAGATATTGTTGAAATAGCTGATTATCACGAACACGACAAAATCGTAGCCGATACGCAGGCCGTTACGCATGTTGGATTTGAAAGCATGGGCACCGCCTGGAAATCAGCCGGGTTTTTCCCCTGGGAAAATGCTAGTTATGTTGGAGGGATAGATAATGTGAAGATCTTAACTACTTTGCGCATTTTTAGCTATAAAGCACACGTATACGCCGGGTTGGCCATTTTGAATCCTTACGCCCGTCAACAGGTGAAGCAGTATGCCAATTCTGAATCAGAGCTGTTTAAACTGATGATCAAAGAGCAGGAGACGGAGTTTCGGGAGCGCCTGTATCGTGCGCGCGACTTTGTATTCCATGAAAGCCGCAAGCCAATCATGTTCAACGACGATGTGATGCGCGAATTTTCTCTGGCTAAGGATGCAGGCCACCAAAAGCCAAATTCGCACCTGAGTATCTTAAGTATGGTAGATGCCTGGTACCATTTGGGTGTAAACCCATATGATAATCTGATCTGCCAGACACCGCCCTTCCGCCTGCGCCTGGGCATAGCGGAATACCTATTTAAAAATGAGGAGCTGCTGGAAGAATCGATCCAGACTGCCTTATATGATAAAACCATTCGCGGCGATGATCTGGAATTTCACTCGGCAGTAAGAGAGTGGAGTGCCATTATAGGGTATGGCGATATGGAAGGGTATAAAAAACACTTTAACGAAGTGCAGGCTTTTTTCCAGGGGCGACTGGAAGAAGGGAACAAGCAAAGCGCGGAGATGATCAGGAGGCTGATGGAGTAATGTAAATGGAAGTTGTTTTTGGATTACACCTATAACACTTTACCAGATAGCCTTCTATACCGAACATTTTGTCTGTGAATCAAGCGAAATCGGCCGTCGTTGAGTTGTAGCTAATGGGTAGCTGCATATTTTTAGCATGTGCCCATTACCCCTTCATCTTCACCACATAGACTTCTTTCTTATCAGGCATATTGAATCGCACGTCGTTGCCTTCGTTATAAAACGGTTCGGCTATTTCCACCTCGACCGACTGGAACGAATTGCCAAGTATGGTCTGCGCTTGTTCTAATGTATAAATCTTATCCTTTATATTGAATACAAAGCCATACTTAGCCGCCTTTAACTGTTTCATGGTCACCTTGCCTTTTTCGACAGCAAAATTGATGGGTATGGAGTATTGCACCCTAACCGGCCGGCCATTCTGGATTCCGGGTTTCCATGCTCTTGAGTTGGCCAGGACTTTTACAGCTTCCGATTCGCAGCCTGCCCCGATGCAGTTAACGGGCGTAACGCTGCTGACCTTTCCATCGCGTTCTATAATGAAGCTTATTAATACTTTGCCGTTAATGCCAATCAGTTTAGCTACATCTGGGTAAACCAGGGTACGGCTGATATAATTGGAAAAGGCACCCAGGCCGCCCGGGTATTCGGGCACAAAGTCTACTGCCGTAAAGGTGAGTTTAGCTTGTTTAGCGGTATCGGTAGTAGGTGCTGATTGTGCAGTCGCCAACGAGACTTTAAACAATAATAAAAGTAGGGTGTGATAAGGTTTCATTCTGTAAATATAATTGATGGTATTGACATATATAAACGCCGTTTGATAAAAAACTTGGACAAGTAAGACGGTTATAAGCATTTCGGCAATGCAGACCTTACTGCACATCAAATGGCAATAGCAGTTGCGACTTTTGTCTTTAACATAAGATGTGCCTTAATTTAATAATTCGTTTAAATAATGTTAAACCAAAACCTTTAAAATCTGCATTTTCCAATTTTTTCCGGCTGCATTTTCTCCCATACAAAAAATATTAAAAAATAACTTGTTAAGTATTTGGGAATTAATACAAAATCCCTATCTTTGCCGTCCCTTAAAGGGGGAATAATATGCCTTGAACGAAGCCCTACTGCTTCGATGGGCACTAATAAAATAAAGAAAATGTCAGGAATAATTGGTAAAAAAGTAGGAATGACCAGCATTTTCGATGAAACAGGGAAAAACATTCCCTGCACTGTAATCGAAGCTGGCCCTTGCGTAGTAACTCAGGTCAGGTCTGTAGATACAGACGGATACGCTGCTGTTCAGTTAGCGTATGGCGAAAAGAAGGAGAAAAACACTTCTGGACCACTAAAAGGCCATTTTGAAAAAGCCGGCACTACTCCTAAGCGTAAGCTTGTAGAATTCAAAACTTTCACGGACGAAAAGAATCTTGGTGATACCATCACTGTAGATATTTTTGCTGCCGGTGATTTTGTTGATGTAGTTGGTACTTCAAAAGGTAAAGGTTTCCAGGGTGTGGTAAAGCGTCACGGTTTTGGTGGTGTGGGTATGCAAACTCACGGTCAGCACAATCGTTTACGTGCACCGGGTTCATTAGGAGCTTCTTCATGGCCTTCACGTGTATTTAAAGGTATGCGTATGGCTGGTCAAATGGGTAACGTTCGTGTTAAAGTACAAAACTTACAAGTGGTTAAAGTATTTAGCGAGCAAAACCTAATCGTAGTTAAGGGTTCCATCCCAGGAGCTAAGGGTTCATTCGTAATATTGGATAAATAAGATGGAAATCAACGTATTAAATCTATCAGGTAAAGAAACAGGTGCCAAGGTGCAGCTGCCTGAGTCCTTATTCGGTGTAGAGCCAAATGATCACGCTATCTACTTAGATGTAAAGCTGATCTTAGCTAACCAGCGTCAGGGAACGCACAAATCAAAACAACGTAATGAAATTGCAGGTTCAACCCGCAAATTACATAAACAAAAAGGTACAGGCGGCGCCCGTGCAGGTAGCATCAAATCTCCATTGTTCAATGGTGGTGGTCGTGTTTTCGGTCCGCAGCCGCGTGATTACAGCTTTAAGTTGAATAAAAAACTTAGATCATTAGCACGTGCCTCTGCTTTATCATACAAAGCAAAAGATAACAACATCCTGGTATTAGAGGATTTTAATTTTGATGCTATCAAAACTAAATCTTACATCCAGATGGAAGCCGACCTGAATGTTACTAACGATAAAACGTTATTAGTATTAGCCGGCGCTGAAAATAACAACGTTTATTTATCAAGCAGGAACCTGAAGAAAACCAAGGTTATTTCGGTTGAGCAGCTTAACACTTATGATGTGTTAAACGCTGGCAAACTGATCTTAACTACAGGTGCTGTTAAAACTTTGGAGGAAGCATTAGCTAAGTAATTATGGAAATTTTAAAGAAACCCTTACTTACTGAAAAGATTACTCAATTAACTGAGAAGCTTAATCGCTATGCTTTCAAAGTTGATCACAGAGCAAACAAAATTCAGATCAAAGGCGCTATCGAAGCTATGTATGGTGTTAACATTACAGCGGTTAACACAATGAAATATGTAGGTAAATTGAAGAGCCGCAACACCAAAGCTGGTGCAGTTACAGGCCGTGCCGCTACTTACAAAAAGGCCATCATTACGCTGAAAGATGGTGAAACAATAGATTTTTACAGCAACATATAATACGAAAATGGCAGTAAAGAGATTTAAACCGGTTACGCCGGGTACCCGTTTCAGAATTGATGTATCTAATTCAGATATCACAACTAACGTTCCTGAAAAGTCGTTAGTTGAAGCAGCCAACACAAGGTCGGGCGGTCGTAATCACAGCGGTAAAATGACTATGCGCTACTTGGGTGGTGGTCATAAACAAGCATACAGGATCATTGATTTTAAACGTAACAAGTTTGACATCCCTGCAAAAGTTGCAACTATAGAGTACGATCCAAACAGATCTGCGCGTATAGCCCTGTTACATTTTGTTGATGGTGAAAAACGATACATGATAGCTCCGGAAGGCTTAACAGTTGGAACGGTAGTTGTATCTGGCGAAGGTGCTGCACCAGAGGTTGGTAATACCATGCCTTTGAAGAACATCCCGTTAGGTTCTATCATCCACAATATTGAGTTAAACCCTGGCCAGGGTGGTATTATTGCCCGCAGTGCCGGTACTTACGCTCAGTTATCAGCACGTGATGGTAAATATGCCATTATTAAATTGCCTTCTGGCGAAACCCGTATGATCCTGTCAACTTGCTTGGCAACTATCGGTACCGTTTCAAATGGCGAGAAAGCAAATGCCGTGTTAGGTAAAGCTGGCCGCAAACGTTGGTTAGGCCGTCGCCCAAGAGTTCGTGGTGTTGCCATGAACCCGGTAGATCACCCTATGGGTGGTGGTGAGGGTAGATCATCAGGTGGTCATCCACGCTCACGTAAAGGTTTGTTAGCTAAAGGCTACAAAACTCGTGACAAGAAAAAAGGGTCTGATCGTTATATCATTGAAAGAAGGAAGAAATAATAATGGCACGTTCAATTAAAAAAGGACCTTACATAGATCATAACCTGGAAAGAAAAGTTCTGACCTTGAATGAAACTAGTAAAAAATCAGTTGTTAAAACATGGTCGCGCCGTAGCATGATCTCTCCTGATTTCGTTGGTCACACATTCGCAGTACACAACGGTAACAAGTTTATCCCGGTGTATGTAACAGAAAACATGGTTGGTCATAAGTTGGGCGAATTTGCTCCAACCCGCACATTCCGCGGTCACGCAGAAAAGAAAAAATAACAGGCAATGGAAGCAACAACAAAAATTAAAAGGTCTGTATTGATCAGGCAACAAAAAGAAGCTGCGAAACTCGTTGTGGGTGGCTCTTCTGTTGCCAAGTTACAGAACTGCCCAACTTCACCCCGCAAAATGCGTTTGGTGGTTGACCTGATCCGTGGTGTTGAAGTTAATAAAGCTTTAAGCATCCTGAAGTTTACAAATAAAGAAGCGGCTATTCGTGTAGAAAAACTTTTGTTCTCAGCTATCAAAAATTGGGAAGCAAAAAACGAAGGCAAACGCTTAGAGGATAATCTTCTGTTTGTAAAAGAAGTTTCAGTTGGTGGTGGTCGTCAGTTAAAAAGATTACGCCCGGCTCCACAGGGAAGAGGTTACCGTATACGTAAACGCTCTAACCATGTAACTTTGATAGTGGACAGTAAAAACGATAACAACTAATTTGAAATGGGACAAAAAGCACATCCAATAGGTAACAGGTTAGGGATCATCCGCGGTTGGGATTCTAATTGGTTCGGTGGAAATCACTATGCCGACAAATTAGTTGAAGACGAAAAGATCCGCAAATACTTATCAGCACGTATCAATAAAGGTGGTGTATCTAAAGTAGTAATAGAACGTACTTTAAAACGCATCACGGTAACCATCCACACTGCCCGTCCGGGTATTGTAATTGGTAAAGGCGGCGCTGAGGTTGATAAGATCAAAGAAGAGTTAAAGAAATTAACTAAAAAAGATGTTCAGATCAACATCTTCGAAATAAAACGCCCTGAGCTTGATGCGCAGTTAGTTGCCGAAGGTATTGCTAAACAACTTGAAGCACGTATCTCTTTCCGTCGTGCCATGAAAACTACAATTGCTTCTACCATGAGAATGGGTGCGGAAGGAATTAAAGTGATGACATCAGGCCGTTTAGGTGGCGCTGAGATGGCACGTACCGAACAATATAAAGAAGGAAGAATTCCTTTGCATACTTTCCGTGCCGATATCGATTACGCTTTGGCAGAAGCCTTAACCACTTATGGTAAAATAGGTGTTAAAGTGTGGATCTGTAAAGGTGAAGTTTACGGCAAACGTGATTTATCTCCAAACATTGGTGGTACTAGCAGCGCAAGCGGTAAAGGCGGACGTCCTGAAGGTGCAGCCGGTTTCGGCGGCCGTGATGGTGCAAGAGGTGGAGAGCGTGGCGGCGAACGTCGTGGCGACAGGAAACCAGGAGCAGGTAACGACCGTGGCAGAGGCGGACAAGGTGGTGGACAAGGTGGTAGCCGTCCGGGAGGACCAGGTGCTAACCGTCCAGGTGGACAAGGCGGCGGTAATCGTCCCGGTGGCCCAAGGAGATAACAATAATATAACAAGACATATCCGGGAGGATATAAAAGCTTAATAAGATGCTACAGCCAAAAAGAACGAAGTTCAGAAAGATGCAAAAAGGCAGAATGAAAGGGTTAGCCAGTCGTGGTACTGATCTTTCATTCGGATCTTTCGGTATAAAATCACTCGAAGCAGCATGGATCACCAGCCGCCAGATCGAGGCTGCACGTATTGCTGTTACACGTTTTATGAAACGTGAGGGCCAGGTGTGGATCAGGATTTTTCCTGACAAGCCTGTTACCAAGAAACCAGCAGAGGTACGTATGGGTAAGGGTAAAGGTGCACCAGAGTATTGGGTTGCAGTTGTACGCCCGGGCCGTATGATTTTTGAAGCAGAAGGTGTGCCTTTAGAGGTTGCCAAAGAGGCTTTACGCCTTGCCGCACAAAAATTACCGGTACAAACCAGATTTGTAACACGTAGAGATTACGTAGAGGCATAAATACAGAAGTTGGCAGTTTTGAGTTCGCATTATCAATTGAAGATAGCTTGAGCTTGGGACTAAAAACTCAAATTAACTAAATAAGAAAATGAAGAACTCAGAAATTATAGAGCTTTCAGCTGAAGAATTAGCAGCTAAGCTCAGCGAGGAGAAAAGCCAGCTTACTAAATTGAAATTTGCTCATGCTGTTTCGGCTATTGAAAATCCAACCCGTATTACTAAAGTGCGCAAGGAGATTGCTCGTTTAAATACTGAAATAACAAAGCGCAAAGCGGCGTCAGCTTCTAATTAATTTTAAGCGTGGAGAAAACAATGGAAAGAAATTTAAGAAAAACACGTACCGGCCTGGTAGTAAGCAGTAAGATGGAAAAATCTATTGTAGTTGCTGTAGAGCGGAAGGTGAAGCACCCCATTTATGGTAAGTTCGTTAAGAAAACTACCAAGTTTATGGCTCATGATGAAACTAACACCTGTGGTGTTGGCGATACCGTATTGATTATGGAAACCCGCCCGCTGAGCAAAAACAAAAACTGGAGATTAGTTCAAATTTTAGAGAGGGCTAAATAACATGGTACAGCAGGAATCAAGATTAAATGTAGCCGATAACAGCGGAGCTAAAGAAGTTTTAGTGATACGCGTATTGGGTGGTACCGGTAAAAGATATGCTTCTATCGGAGATAAGATCGTAGTTACCGTAAAAAGCGCTATCCCATCGGGTAACGTTAAAAAAGGTACCGTATCTAAAGCCGTAGTGGTTAGAACCAAGAAAGAGATCCGCAGGAAAGATGGTTCATACATCCGTTTTGACGATAACGCAGCAGTGTTGTTGAACAATCAGGATGAGCCAAGGGGCACACGTATATTTGGCCCAGTTGCCAGGGAACTGCGTGAAAAACAATTTATGAAAATTGTATCATTAGCACCGGAGGTATTATAATATGGAAAAGAAAGTAAACAAACCAGCTAAATTAAAGATCCGTAAGGGTGATTTAGTAAAGGTTATAGCCGGCGACTCAAAAGGTTCAGAAGGTAAAATTGTTGAAGTAATAATTGATAAAAACAGGGCGATTGTTGAAGGTGCCAACATGGTATCGAAACACACTAAGCCTAATGCAGCCAATCCTAACGGCGGAATTTTAAAGCAGGAAGCTGCTATTCATATTTCTAACCTGGCGCTGGTTGAACCTAAAACAGGAAAAACAACCCGTGTTGGCCGTAAATTAAACGATGCCGGCAAATTGGTTAGAGTATCTAAAAAATCAGGGGAGGAAATTAAGTAATGGCTTACGTACCAAGATTAAAATCGAAATACAAAGAAGAGATCCGCACTGCACTGAAAGATAAATTTCAGTACAAAAGTGTAATGCAGGTGCCTAAGTTGCAGAAAATTGCTATCAACCAGGGTGTTGGCGGTGCTACT
It encodes the following:
- a CDS encoding 50S ribosomal protein L16, whose amino-acid sequence is MLQPKRTKFRKMQKGRMKGLASRGTDLSFGSFGIKSLEAAWITSRQIEAARIAVTRFMKREGQVWIRIFPDKPVTKKPAEVRMGKGKGAPEYWVAVVRPGRMIFEAEGVPLEVAKEALRLAAQKLPVQTRFVTRRDYVEA
- a CDS encoding 50S ribosomal protein L29, giving the protein MKNSEIIELSAEELAAKLSEEKSQLTKLKFAHAVSAIENPTRITKVRKEIARLNTEITKRKAASASN
- a CDS encoding 50S ribosomal protein L24; this translates as MEKKVNKPAKLKIRKGDLVKVIAGDSKGSEGKIVEVIIDKNRAIVEGANMVSKHTKPNAANPNGGILKQEAAIHISNLALVEPKTGKTTRVGRKLNDAGKLVRVSKKSGEEIK
- a CDS encoding 50S ribosomal protein L14, which gives rise to MVQQESRLNVADNSGAKEVLVIRVLGGTGKRYASIGDKIVVTVKSAIPSGNVKKGTVSKAVVVRTKKEIRRKDGSYIRFDDNAAVLLNNQDEPRGTRIFGPVARELREKQFMKIVSLAPEVL
- a CDS encoding 30S ribosomal protein S17 — encoded protein: MERNLRKTRTGLVVSSKMEKSIVVAVERKVKHPIYGKFVKKTTKFMAHDETNTCGVGDTVLIMETRPLSKNKNWRLVQILERAK